GACGCCATCCTGTCATCGCAAATCCTTTTGAAAATCCTGAAATTAAAATCGTATGCTCGCGCATATTTTTAATACTCGCGAAACTTGTATATGCTTCGTCGTATACAAGCTCTGCATAAATTTCATCAGATAATACAATTAGATTGTACTTCTCAACAATCACTGCTATTTCTTCAAGCTCGGATTTATTTAGCATTGCACCTGTCGGGTTATTTGGTGAACAAAGCAAAATCGCCTTTGTTTTCGCTGTAATAGCTGCTTCAATTTGTTCTGGTTGTACTTTAAACTCGTTTTCTAGCTTAGTCTCCACAGGAACCGGAACTCCTCCAGCTAATGTCACAAGTGGTGCATAAGAAACGAAGCTTGGTTCAACAATGAGCACTTCATCATCAGGATTTATAATGGCACGCATCGCTACATCTAACGCCTGGCTCGCTCCAACTGTAACAATGATTTCATCACTTGGATCATAAGATACTGCAAATTGTTTTTTTAGATACTTTGCTATTTCTTGACGGAGCTCCAATAATCCTGCATTTGCTGTATATGACGTATACCCTTGTTCCAAAGAACGAATACATGCTTGCCTTACATTCCAAGGGGTAACAAAATCCGGCTCTCCTACCCCGAGGGAAATAACACCTTTCATATTTGCTGCTAAATCAAAAAATTTTCGAATACCAGATGGTTTTAAAGATTCTGCTGATCTAGATAGTTCAAATTGCTTCATGGTGTCACCACAATTCGCTTATCATCATCGTCTTTTTCATAAATAACGCCCTCATGTTTATACTTCTTCAAAATGAAATGAGTAGTTGTAGAAACGACAGATTCAATTGTTGCTAATTTCTCAGAAACAAACATCGCTACTTCCCCCATCGTTTTACCTTCTAATGTAATAGAAAGATCATATGTCCCTGACATTAAATAAACGGATTTCACTTCTGAATAACGATAAATTTGCTCAGCAACCGCATCAAACCCAACGCCGTGCTTTGGCGTAACTTTCACATCGATCATTGCCGTTAAACCTGTATGTTCTTTCACTTTCGTCCAATCGATATGTGTTACATAATCCACAATAATCTTTTCATTTTCTAATCTCGCAACCATCTTCTTTACTTCTTCTACTTCTATATTTAACAGCTTCGCTAATGTATCTACAGATAATCGACTACTCTTTTCAAGACAAGCTAATAATTCTAATTCTTTTTCTGTCACCATATAAATCATCCTTCCTTTTCGTTTGTGTCTAAATTATACAAATACCCTTTCCAGTTTGAAAAGAAGATTTTTCTATTGAATTATGTCAAAATAAAGTGAAACTTTAATCAGCGGAAAAATGCGTGATAAAGCGAAAGGGGATGGAACCGTGAAACCAAAAATTTATATTGCTGAACCAGTTCCGACATTTGTAGAAAACTATTTATCAGAACACTTTGATTATGAAAAATGGGATCAAAATGAGAAAGTACCTCGTGATGTTCTATTAGAGAAAATACAAGATAAAGATGGGTTATTAAATTTCGGATCTGCTATTAATGAAGAATTACTGACAGTGGCTCCTAACTTAAAAGTAGTGAGCAACATTTCTGTTGGTTACGATAATTTTGATTTACAAGCGATGAAAAATCGAAAGGTTATCGGAACGAATACACCATACGTATTAGATGATACAGTAGCTGATCTCGTTTTCGCCCTTATGCTATCAGCTGGGCGCCGCGTTTGCGAACTCGATTCTTACGTAAAAAATGGTGAATGGAACGCTGAAATCGGAAAAGAACACTTCGGACTAGATGTACACCATAGCACAATTGGTATTATCGGTATGGGCCGAATTGGAGAAGCCGTTGCAAAACGAGCAAAATTCGGATTTGATATGAATGTTCTTTACTATAACCGCCGTCGTAAAGAAGAAGCTGAACAAAAATTCGATGCTACATATTGTGATTTACAGACGCTACTGAAGCAGTCTGACTTTATTGTTCTTCTTACTCCATTAACAGATGAAACATATCACCTTATCGGAGAAAAGGAATTTTCATTAATGAAAGAAACAGCAATCTTCATTAATGCTTCTCGGGGGAAAACAGTAGATGAAGAAGCGTTAATCCATGCTTTAACAGAAAAGAAAATCTTTGCAGCAGGCATCGATACTTTTACACAAGAGCCAATTCAAAAAGATAATCCACTCTTATCATTACAAAATGTTGTGACTTTACCGCACATCGGATCTGCAACATTAAAAACTCGTCAGCAAATGGCCATGACCGCCGCTGAAAATTTAGTTGCAGGATTACAAGGAAAAACACCGCCTAATATTGTGCGCGGGTAATACTGAATAAACGAAAGGCAAGATGACATCGTCATCTTGCCTTTTTTTGTTAACATATTTTCTTCTTCCTTGGAGATGATATGAACAAAAATCAATGGAGTGACAAAAAATGAATCATAAATATACTTGTCCTTATTTCACTTTTTCCACTCGCGGCACTACTGTTCATTACGAATTGTATGAACATGATAATAAAACAGAACGCCCTACTTTCGTACTCGTTCACGGCTTTTTATCTTCCTCATTCAGTTACCGCCGTCTCATTCCTTTACTAGCGAAGGAAGGAACAGTCATTGCTCTTGATTTACCACCGTTCGGAAAAAGTGATAAGTCTCATCTGTTTAAGTATTCTTATCACAATTTAGCAACGATTATTATTGATTTAATTGAACATTTATCTCTCTCAAACATTGTATTAGTTGGGCATTCTATGGGTGGGCAAATTTCTCTCTATGTAAACCGTATACGTCCTGAACTCATTTCAAAGACGATTTTACTATGTAGCTCGAGCTATTTAGCGCGCGCAACCTTACCTTTACTATACTCTTCTTATTTACCGTTCTTTCATTTATACGTAAAGAACTGGATTATACGGCGCGGCATTGTTCATAACTTAATGAATGTCGTTCATGATCACTCATTAATTGACGATGAAATGAAAAAAGGTTACTCCGCTCCTTTTTATGACAACCGTATATTTCCCGCTTTAACTCGCATGATACGAGACCGTGAAGGTGACTTATCTTCAACTGAATTACAAAAAATCGAAACACCTATCCTACTCATTTGGGGTGAAAAAGACCGCGTCGTCCCTGTACATGTAGGTCATCGTCTACACAAAGATTTACCGAATTCAAAATTTATTTCTTATGAAAATACAGGACATTTACTACCTGAAGAAAAGCCTGAACATGTTTATGAAGAAATTATCGCTTTTTCCGCGCAATAAAATGAAACTTTAATCAGCCCCTACCTAACTTCTTTGCTTCCGCTGAATTTTGAGGTCGGGGTCTTACTGCCCGGAAAATAGCGGGATAATATAAAAAAGGCTGTCGGAAATTCCGACAGCCTACAATGAACAACTTCCGCCTTCTTTTATTACAAGTAATTCCACAGCTAATTTCTCACATTTTTCAAGCGCAGGTACTTCCTCAAAAGACATAAAGTATATATGTTGAATCTTCTTTGCGATGTATTTTGGATCGTCAAACACACTTATGACGTTCACAACATCGCTCGCTTCTGTTTCATAAAACTCCGGTCCCATTTGAAACGGATCCCAATTCTTCACAACCTCTATCATCTTTTCATATGTACCCATTCGCTTCCCGCCTTTTCACTTTTTAATACTTTTCTTTATCCTATCACATCAGCTATTCTATAAGAAGAGAGAGAACTTTCATAACTTATTGGTTTTACAGAAGAAGGGAGCAAACTTATGCAACTATTTCATAAAGCAATCAATCGACGTGGAACGCATAGTATAAAATGGGATACATATAAAAACGAAGAACTTATCCATGCTTGGATTGCTGATATGGATTTTGAAGTACCAAAACCAATTCAAACTGCCTTAAAACAACGAATCGAACATCCGATTTTTGGCTATACACTTCCTCCCGAAAATATTGGGAATATTATTTGTAACTGGACAAAACAACAATACGACTGGGATATTCAAAAAGAATGGATTGTCTTTAGCGCCGGAATCGTTCCAGCTCTTAGTACGAGCATACAGGCTTTCACAAAAGAAAACGAATCCGTTCTCGTACAACCACCTATTTATCCTCCATTTTTCGAAATGGTCACAACAAACAACAGACAGTTATACGTGAGTCCATTACAGAAACAAAATGATACATATGTGATAGACTTCCAGCATTTAGAAAAGCAGTTTCAGCAAGGCATCAAACTCATGCTTCTTTGTAGCCCTCATAACCCAATCGGGCGCGTTTGGACGAAAGAGGAACTTTTGCAGCTCGGATCGTTATGTACTAAATATAACGTAATCGTTGTGGCGGATGAAATTCATTCCGATATTATTTACGCAGATCATACACATACACCGTTCGCTTCTTTATCTGAAGAATTAGCAGCTCGCACGATTACTTGTATGGCTCCAAGTAAAACATTTAATATCGCTGGATTACAAGCATCAATTATTATCATTCCAAATGAAAAACTCCGTCAAGCCTTTACATCTATCCAATATAGACAAGGCTTCCACGGATTAAATATCTTCGCTTATACAGCGATGCAAAGTGCCTATACAGAATGTAATGATTGGCTAAACGAAATTCGATTATATATAGAAGATAATGCTCAATTTGCTTGGGAATATATTAAAACTCACATACCTGCTCTTTCCGTAACGAAGCCAGAAGGTAGCTTTTTATTATGGATTGATTGTTCTCGTCTAAAGCTTTCTCAAAACGAGCGTACTGCATTACTTGAGGAAAAAGGAAAAATCATTGTTGAACCTGGTGAGAAATACGGGTTAGGTGGCGAAGAACATATTCGAATTAATATCGGCTGTCCACGATCTGTTTTAGAAGAAATTTTAAACAGACTGCGTCATACGTTTTCATAATAAGAAAGGAGTCTGTCCCCCTAATCATTCTTGGACAGACTCCTTTGTAATATTTTGTCGGTAAGTCGATATATTTCAAGTTACGGTCGATATATTCCAATAATCGCCGATATAATTTGAGTTACAGTCGATATATTCCAATAATCGCTGATATATTTTCAATTACATTTCACAAAGAAAGCTACCATTCACGGTAGCTTTTACTTTTTCTTCATATCCGATGCTTTTTTTACAATTACGCCACAAGCAATTCGATCCCCTGATTTACCTGTCGGTTGAGTCATACCATCATCAGGGTTTTCTGTAATAATAATAGACGCTCCATCTTTTCTATGAATCGTCGTTTTTCCTTCTTCAAGTGTGATGTGAGGTGCATCGATTTCCGCTTTAATCTTTCCAGAACCATCTGCAACTACGTTCGGTAAATCACCGTTTTCTGCACCCTTCGGATTAAGAAGACCATGTTTTTTATCATCAGGATTAAAATGATTCCCGGATGATTCAAAACGAGGTGCCTTACACTCTCCAATTTCATGTACATGTAGTCCGTGTGGTCCTGGCGTGAAACCTTCTCCTTTAATCGTAATTTTCACGCCACTTGTTTGCTGCACTACTTTCGCAGTCCCTACTTCATCTCCTGAAGCATTATGTAATTTCA
This DNA window, taken from Bacillus cereus ATCC 14579, encodes the following:
- a CDS encoding aminotransferase; the protein is MKQFELSRSAESLKPSGIRKFFDLAANMKGVISLGVGEPDFVTPWNVRQACIRSLEQGYTSYTANAGLLELRQEIAKYLKKQFAVSYDPSDEIIVTVGASQALDVAMRAIINPDDEVLIVEPSFVSYAPLVTLAGGVPVPVETKLENEFKVQPEQIEAAITAKTKAILLCSPNNPTGAMLNKSELEEIAVIVEKYNLIVLSDEIYAELVYDEAYTSFASIKNMREHTILISGFSKGFAMTGWRLGMIAAPVQFSELMLKIHQYSMMCAPTMSQFAALEALRAGNDEVIRMRDSYKKRRNFMTTSFNEMGLTCHVPGGAFYVFPSISSTGLSSAEFAEQLLLEEKVAVVPGSVFGESGEGFIRCSYATSLEQLMEAMKRMERFVENKKRTKRNTFCP
- a CDS encoding Lrp/AsnC family transcriptional regulator, translated to MVTEKELELLACLEKSSRLSVDTLAKLLNIEVEEVKKMVARLENEKIIVDYVTHIDWTKVKEHTGLTAMIDVKVTPKHGVGFDAVAEQIYRYSEVKSVYLMSGTYDLSITLEGKTMGEVAMFVSEKLATIESVVSTTTHFILKKYKHEGVIYEKDDDDKRIVVTP
- a CDS encoding 2-hydroxyacid dehydrogenase, translating into MRDKAKGDGTVKPKIYIAEPVPTFVENYLSEHFDYEKWDQNEKVPRDVLLEKIQDKDGLLNFGSAINEELLTVAPNLKVVSNISVGYDNFDLQAMKNRKVIGTNTPYVLDDTVADLVFALMLSAGRRVCELDSYVKNGEWNAEIGKEHFGLDVHHSTIGIIGMGRIGEAVAKRAKFGFDMNVLYYNRRRKEEAEQKFDATYCDLQTLLKQSDFIVLLTPLTDETYHLIGEKEFSLMKETAIFINASRGKTVDEEALIHALTEKKIFAAGIDTFTQEPIQKDNPLLSLQNVVTLPHIGSATLKTRQQMAMTAAENLVAGLQGKTPPNIVRG
- a CDS encoding alpha/beta fold hydrolase; protein product: MNHKYTCPYFTFSTRGTTVHYELYEHDNKTERPTFVLVHGFLSSSFSYRRLIPLLAKEGTVIALDLPPFGKSDKSHLFKYSYHNLATIIIDLIEHLSLSNIVLVGHSMGGQISLYVNRIRPELISKTILLCSSSYLARATLPLLYSSYLPFFHLYVKNWIIRRGIVHNLMNVVHDHSLIDDEMKKGYSAPFYDNRIFPALTRMIRDREGDLSSTELQKIETPILLIWGEKDRVVPVHVGHRLHKDLPNSKFISYENTGHLLPEEKPEHVYEEIIAFSAQ
- a CDS encoding YugE family protein, encoding MGTYEKMIEVVKNWDPFQMGPEFYETEASDVVNVISVFDDPKYIAKKIQHIYFMSFEEVPALEKCEKLAVELLVIKEGGSCSL
- a CDS encoding MalY/PatB family protein; the encoded protein is MQLFHKAINRRGTHSIKWDTYKNEELIHAWIADMDFEVPKPIQTALKQRIEHPIFGYTLPPENIGNIICNWTKQQYDWDIQKEWIVFSAGIVPALSTSIQAFTKENESVLVQPPIYPPFFEMVTTNNRQLYVSPLQKQNDTYVIDFQHLEKQFQQGIKLMLLCSPHNPIGRVWTKEELLQLGSLCTKYNVIVVADEIHSDIIYADHTHTPFASLSEELAARTITCMAPSKTFNIAGLQASIIIIPNEKLRQAFTSIQYRQGFHGLNIFAYTAMQSAYTECNDWLNEIRLYIEDNAQFAWEYIKTHIPALSVTKPEGSFLLWIDCSRLKLSQNERTALLEEKGKIIVEPGEKYGLGGEEHIRINIGCPRSVLEEILNRLRHTFS
- the sodC gene encoding superoxide dismutase [Cu-Zn], coding for MKKRLFFSCCLLFLMAGCDQGKPKEIEVKLHNASGDEVGTAKVVQQTSGVKITIKGEGFTPGPHGLHVHEIGECKAPRFESSGNHFNPDDKKHGLLNPKGAENGDLPNVVADGSGKIKAEIDAPHITLEEGKTTIHRKDGASIIITENPDDGMTQPTGKSGDRIACGVIVKKASDMKKK